The following proteins come from a genomic window of Vidua chalybeata isolate OUT-0048 chromosome 2, bVidCha1 merged haplotype, whole genome shotgun sequence:
- the LOC128784542 gene encoding cystatin-A-like gives MMPGGLSDTKPATPEVQQLVNQVKPQFESQTNMNCAVFTAIEYKTQVVAGTIYFIKVQLSDAEYAHLKVFQSLPQENLGPSLVGFQTGKTRDDPLTYF, from the exons ATGATGCCTGGGGGCTTATCTGACACCAAGCCTGCTACTCCAGAAGTTCAGCAGCTTGTTAACCAG GTGAAGCCACAGTTTGAAAGCCAGACAAACATGAACTGTGCTGTCTTTACAGCCATAGAATATAAGACTCAAGTGGTTGCTGGGACAATATACTTTATTAAG GTCCAACTTTCTGATGCCGAATATGCCCACTTAAAGGTGTTTCAGAGTCTTCCTCAGGAGAACCTAGGTCCCAGCCTTGTCGGTTTTCAGACTGGCAAAACCAGAGATGACCCTCTGACCTACTTCTAA
- the LOC128784682 gene encoding cystatin-B-like, which yields MLCGAPSAARPATDETQRIAEQVKAQLEEKEGKTFDVFNAVEFKTQLVAGTNYFIKVHVGNEEFMHLRVFKSLPHENEQLSLHSYQGSKTKHDELAYF from the exons ATGTTGTGCGGGGCTCCCTCGGCGGCCCGGCCCGCCACCGACGAGACGCAGCGGATCGCGGAGCAG GTAAAAGCTCAgctagaagaaaaagaagggaagacCTTTGATGTCTTCAATGCAGTGGAGTTTAAAACTCAGTTGGTTGCTGGAACAAACTACTTCATCAAG GTCCATGTTGGGAATGAGGAGTTCATGCACCTGCGGGTATTCAAGAGCCTCCCCCATGAGAATGAGCAGCTGAGCCTCCACAGTTACCAGGGCAGCAAGACAAAGCATGATGAACTGGCTTATTTCTAG